The following are encoded together in the Scomber scombrus chromosome 7, fScoSco1.1, whole genome shotgun sequence genome:
- the rpp38 gene encoding ribonuclease P protein subunit p38 has translation MATPGKQSKKDNKRPIQAKTSFTSPFTPQWTSLPQEDMHFILKTLKEKLVSTGLEKKEVKVFRPWKKKKDQTPSATSEPVPEVSQDPQVHDSSPKPGWTDVAARRQLAIGINEVTKALERNELKLVLVCKSVKPNHMTSHLIPLSATRGVPACQVPRLSQSVSEPLGLKSVLALGFRQCTSKDDELFTDTVDAITPRVPSLGVSWLQGAAAGMTPEHPDDLQEEDEEKRGMKRKLESESEVTESASSCTLQTLKVKKIVANPTKERKSKLKS, from the coding sequence ATGGCCACTCCAGGAAAGCAGAGCAAAAAGGACAACAAAAGGCCAATTCAAGCGAAGACCTCCTTCACCTCACCCTTCACCCCGCAGTGGACCTCACTTCCTCAAGAAGACATGCACTTCATCCTGAAAACCTTAAAGGAGAAACTGGTCTCCACAGGTCTTGAGAAGAAAGAGGTGAAAGTGTTTCGCCcatggaagaaaaagaaagaccaAACACCCTCAGCCACGTCAGAGCCAGTTCCTGAGGTGAGCCAGGATCCACAGGTACACGATTCTTCTCCGAAACCCGGCTGGACAGATGTGGCGGCCAGAAGACAACTGGCCATTGGCATCAACGAGGTCACCAAAGCTCTGGAGAGGAATGAACTCAAACTGGTGCTTGTGTGCAAGTCCGTGAAGCCGAACCACATGACGAGCCACCTGATCCCGCTGAGTGCAACGAGAGGCGTGCCGGCCTGCCAGGTTCCCCGGCTGAGCCAGAGCGTGTCAGAGCCGCTGGGGCTGAAAAGCGTGCTGGCCCTGGGGTTCAGGCAGTGCACCTCCAAAGACGACGAGCTCTTCACCGACACTGTAGATGCCATTACACCCAGAGTGCCTTCACTGGGTGTTTCATGGCTACAAGGTGCGGCAGCCGGCATGACGCCCGAGCATCCTGATGACTtgcaggaggaagatgaagagaagaggGGCATGAAAAGGAAACTGGAGAGTGAATCTGAGGTCACAGAGTCCGCCTCGTCCTGCACTCTGCAAACtctcaaagtgaaaaaaattgTAGCTAACCctacaaaggaaagaaaaagtaagcTTAAGTCATAG
- the acbd7 gene encoding acyl-CoA-binding domain-containing protein 7, translating to MSLQEEFDKIAEDVKKVKTRPTDQELLDLYGLYKQAVVGDVNTDRPGMLDLKGKAKWDTWNSRKGMSKDDAMSAYVALGKEIISKYGM from the exons ATGTCTCTTCAG GAAGAATTTGATAAGATAGCAGAGGATGTGAAGAAGGTGAAGACGAGGCCCACAGACCAGGAGTTGCTGGACCTTTACGGCCTTTATAAACAGGCAGTCGTTGGAGACGTTAACACCG ATAGACCAGGAATGCTGGATTTAAAAGGAAAAGCCAAGTGGGATACCTGGAACTCCAGGAAAG GAATGTCCAAGGACGATGCCATGTCAGCCTACGTTGCACTGGGGAAGGAAATCATCAGCAAATATGGGATGTAA
- the nmt2 gene encoding glycylpeptide N-tetradecanoyltransferase 2, which yields MMAEDSESAASQQSLELDDQDTCGIDGDNEEENEHMQGSPGGDLGAKRKKKKQKRKKEKPSSGGAKSDSASDSQEIKNPGLPIQKLQDIQRAMELLSCQGPAKSIDEAAKHKYQFWDTQPVPKLNEVVTSHGPIEADKENIRQEPYSLPQGFMWDTLDLSNADVLKELYTLLNENYVEDDDNMFRFDYSPNFLKWALRPPGWLPQWHCGVRVSSNKKLVGFISAIPADIRIYDPLKRMVEINFLCVHKKLRSKRVAPVLIREITRRVNLEGIFQAVYTAGVVLPKPVSTCRYWHRSLNPRKLVEVKFSHLSRNMTLQRTMKLYRLPDSIKTPGLRPMERRDIRQVTELLQKYLRRFQLAPSMGEEEVAHWFLPQDNIIDTYVVEGAGGVLTDFTSFYTLPSTVMHHPLHRSLKAAYSFYNVHTQTPLLDLMNDALILAKLKGFDVFNALDLMENKMFLEKLKFGIGDGNLQYYLYNWRCPPMDPDKVGLVLQ from the exons atgatgGCGGAGGACAGTGAATCCGCGGCCAGTCAGCAGAGCCTGGAGCTGGACGACCAGGATACCTGCGGGATAGACGGAGACAACGAGGAGGAGAATGAGCACATGCAAGG GAGTCCGGGCGGAGATTTGGGGgccaagaggaagaagaagaagcagaagaggaagaaagagaagccAAGCTCGGGGGGAGCCAAGTCTGACTCTGCCTCTGACTCTCAGGAGATCAAG AATCCTGGCTTGCCCATTCAGAAGCTTCAGGACATCCAAAGAGCCATGGAGCTGCTGTCCTGCCAGGGTCCAGCAAAGAGCATTGACGAGGCAGCCAAGCATAAGTACCAGTTCTGGGACACACAGCCAGTGCCCAAATTAA ATGAGGTGGTGACGAGTCACGGGCCAATTGAAGCTGACAAAGAGAATATCCGACAGGAGCCATATTCCTTACCTCAAGGTTTCATGTGGGACACTCTGGATCTCAGCAATGCAGATGTA CTGAAGGAGCTGTACACATTATTAAATGAGAACTATGTGGAGGACGACGATAACATGTTCAGATTTGATTATTCACCAAACTTTCTCAAATG GGCTCTACGTCCACCTGGTTGGTTACCTCAGTGGCATTGCGGAGTGAGAGTGTCCTCAAATAAGAAGCTTGTTGGGTTCATCAGTGCCATTCCTGCAGATATACGCATTTATGACCC GCTGAAGAGGATGGTTGAAATCAACTTCCTGTGTGTCCACAAGAAGCTGCGTTCAAAGCGTGTTGCTCCAGTGCTAATCAGAGAGATCACACGGCGAGTGAACTTGGAAGGGATATTTCAGGCGGTGTACACAGCAGGAGTTGTACTGCCTAAACCTGTTTCCACATGCAG GTATTGGCATCGTTCTCTGAACCCCAGAAAGCTTGTGGAAGTTAAATTCTCCCACCTGAGCAGAAACATGACTCTGCAAAGGACCATGAAACTCTACAGACTACCAGAT AGCATCAAGACTCCAGGTCTGCGGCCGATGGAGAGGCGTGACATCCGCCAGGTCACTGAGCTGCTACAGAAATACCTGAGACGTTTCCAACTTGCACCGTCTAtgggagaagaggaggtggCTCACTGGTTCCTGCCACAGGACAACATAATTGACACATATGTAGTCGAG ggTGCTGGCGGTGTTCTGACAGATTTCACTAGTTTCTATACTCTGCCCTCTACTGTGATGCATCACCCTCTCCATAGGAGCCTGAAGGCTGCGTACTCTTTTTACAACGTTCACACACAAACCCCACTACTGGACTTAATGAATGATGCACTGATCCTGGCCAAACTG aaAGGTTTTGACGTGTTCAACGCCTTGGATCTAATGGAGAATAAGATGTTTCTGGAGAAGCTCAAGTTTGGCATTGGAGATGGAAATCTGCAGTATTACCTCTACAACTGGAGATGTCCCCCTATGGACCCTGATAAG GTTGGCCTCGTCCTTCAGTAG